In Vicia villosa cultivar HV-30 ecotype Madison, WI unplaced genomic scaffold, Vvil1.0 ctg.000561F_1_1, whole genome shotgun sequence, the sequence GTGGCACAGATAATATTTTGTCAGCGGCAACAAAACGCTCTTGTTATGTTAGCTCCATTTTCTTCAACTCATTCATGATTTTTCTTGAATCAACAAACACATCTTTACCGACTCCTAGACGATTTGCAGCTTCAGCCAATCTTTCTGAGGTTTTTTGAATCACCGCCCCGACATTCTTTCCTAACTCAGATATACTTTGAGCAATTAGACTTgctcctttgtttcttttgttgaAATGTATATCTTTGTTGTCGAGCTTCCTTTTAGATTTATCATTAGACGGCGATGGAGTCGTTTCTACATCATCCTCCTCATCATTAAATAGCTCTTCTATTTCTTTATCTATCTCCTCAACATTATCAGCAGGGGGAGCAGCACCTTTACCAGTAGCACGATCTTTTCCAAAAGCATGGACAAGTTTGTCAAAAAGTGGAATTGGAGTATATCTATAATCTTTTGCATTTGGATGACTCTACACAAGAATAACAAACATATTTGttcaagtaatcatagagaataATTATAAGTAAAAAATCAATAAAGAATAAATATTAATACTAACCTTTACATACTCAGTCCACGCTTCATCACTAtcaacactaatcatttttttcttttcatcccAACCAAATCCACTTTGATTTAGCATATCATAAATTATTCCATAAATTGTCCTTAGTCTCTTCATAGTAGATTCAATATGTGGTTTTATCTTAATTCCACATCCAAGAAATTTTTCCTCCAATTTTGTCTCGGCCATTCTTAAGGTGTGTGCTTTAAATTATCCGCTGTCACATCTCTGACCTTtgttcacagcttcaatcaataTATCAAGAAAGGCTTCATCCTCCATTTCAGACCATTGTCTACGCTCTCTCTTTCGTGAGCAAGCTTTTCCCATTCCTGTTGTATAACCAAATTATTAATCACAAATACAAGGTTACAAAAAATAGACAAACAAATTAGTATGCATAAATCAAACTAAAAATTAGACAAACAAATTAGTATgcataaattaaactaaaaattagACAATCAAGCATAAACAAAAAAAACCCACTATGCATTACTCAAACTAAAAATCAAACAATCAAGTCTCAAACCAATatcaattacaaaataaaaagtaattgttGAAAGCAGACAACTAATACTAAAATAATTAATTCATGTTTCTATTAGCAAGTCATTCATTTCATGTTTCAGTTGCTAGATTTTCCCTCCAAGTAGACCATGCATCACTTCCTTCAATGGTACTAATAGGGGGAGCATTTGTCATATCTTCACTATGTATTTGTGCTTCCATATCTATGCCTAATTGTTCTTCCATTGGGTCAGTAGGCATTTCTCTTCGAATAAAGTTGTGTAACAAACAACAAGCATTTATAATGCGAATTTGAATTTTTATTGGGTAGAAAGAGCGACTCCGAAGTATTGCCCAACGCATTTTTAGCAATCCAAAAGTCCATTCTATTACATTTCTTGCCATAGAGTATCTCATGTTAAAGAGTTCTTCTTTATTCGAAGGTGTGTATCCACGCCTCCATTCACTCCGATGATAACGACACCCTCTATATGGAGCGAGAAATCCTTCACAATTTGTATATCCAGCATCCACAAGATAATAATAACCTATAATAATCAAATATATttgtcaaataaaaatattttacttgtCTTACTGTAAGAAAATTTACTCCGCATGATTCTCTAACCTGTTGGAACAATTAAACCATTCCTCCTAGAAATGGCATCCCGCAATACCCTAGAATTTGATGCCGATCCTTCCCATCCAGGCAACACATAAATAAATTGCATATCCCTAGAATATGCACCCAAAACATTGGTAGATATATCCCCTTTTCTATTACGATATCGAGGCTTGTCAAGCGCTGGTACATTGACTTGGATATGTGTTCCATCCAGTGCCCCAAGACACTTTGTAATTACAAAATGAATGTTTAATCAAAAAGAACATAACACaaataaaaatttcatatgaAATTAAGACAAAAAGTACCTTAAAAAATTTCCATCTTTCATCCACACAATCTTCAGGGACAGGTTTTGGAGCTTTAAGAAGTATCTCATGCAATCTTAAAATCCCATTCAAGACTAAATTAAAATACCTACTAACAGTTTCCCCGGATCGGTTAAATAGGAATTTAATTACACGATTTTTTGAATGATGTGCCAATATTTGTAAGAACATAGCCACTTGTTCTTCACAACATACTAGTCCATCTTCTTTCAATTGACCTTCATTACGGAGGAGACAACATAATAATCGAAAGGATCTAATGTCCATACGAAGTTGATTAACACATAACACATCATCTCTCTTGATCAAAGATTCTAAAAATTCCCCCTTAATCCTTCTCTATCCATCGGTTGTTGTCTAatgaaattattttcataaaaccatAGTGAAGAATGACTAACTATCATTAAAATTGTAAAACAAAGTTCAACCATCTCTTAAAAAGATTGttctaaaattaaatataacatCATATCTTGATCCTCTGAATCCATAGTAACCTATAACATGAACAAGTAGTATGAGAGAACTAATATAaccatataataatatataatagagTTATAATAGGGGAAACACAAAGAAAACAATGAAAAGCAGAAGATACAGTGAAtagtagaaaaagaaaataatgggtatcaagaaaaaaacaaactttttaaCACAATGGGTATCAAAATAGTAGAAACATAAAAAAAGACATCAAAGAGaacacaaaagaagaagaaattagtaaaaaaaaaaaaaaggaaaaaataagggttttgagaaaaatcaatattgaTGAAGAAGAAACCGTTATTATagagaaattggaacaagaaAACATTACCGTAGCAGAAAACGCGATTGATTTGGTGACGGCGGGGAAGATGGAACTGTAAAGATGAAAGGGAAGTGAGAGTGAGAAAAGGAACGTGAGATAAAAAATATCAGAAGCgtgtgtttttgttttaattatcctATCATTTTGCTAACCCAGCTTAAAATAAGGATAAGAATAACAAAGGGGCAATATGATAGGATTAGTAATAGGTTTAAATTATCCTTTCCTATTGGTGCATCAAACATCAGATTATATTAGgataggataattttatcatatcCTTGCTCCTTATCCAGTGCACCAAACGGGCCCTAAGAGTTAACCATGAAAATGAAGATTCTACTTAATATAGTCAAGAACGAAAATGGAGAGCCACCATTTCACAATATTCATGATGAATTATCAAACTTTTCCAGCAATAATGAACTCAATATACAACGATAATTCAGCATATCAATTTCATGGATTTAATTAATAAACTCTAACACATTAATCTACCCAAAGACCAATTTATACCaacccataataatagggattctcccccttacctcttcaatttcttcaaccCTAGCTTGTttttgttcttcccctttctcttttccctttttcttatttttctcttctctGCCTCTTTCTCTCTAtcctaaaattaaagaaaaatgaagaaaaaatgtgGTACCTCTCTCCTTAACCCTTACCAACTACACCATATGAGCCTAATTATAACACCTCCTATTTACTCCTAACATCAATAATTaagcccaataaaatatatactatttattatttctattttatttacttaatcaaataacaccaataattaaatagacacaaatatacacaccaagttaattaatatatatcgattaacacaccaattaattaaataaataattagcacaccaaattaattaaataaataataaaataaatactgctaagatcctctaataactcaatgtctcatatttccggtctaatcttaattactcggaaaattcccaaaactctaaatattaattctttaatatttctaatactaaaaatattaaaatttccgattaaatattgatccgctatcccgaactaataccgactaaatcctcccaaaacgcaaaaattttaataaacatcataaatgacttaattaagcaagtaattattaaaaacaccaaataatataattactaatataattaataaaaatattaataaaaaatcaggatgttacacctcttgtgtgtgaatttttaagtccaacaagtggcatcagagcCTAACTCATGTGTAAGAACGAATCATCTCAGAAGGAAGATGACTTCCAACATaagattctttttcaaaactcacCACCACCTTTTGAAAATTTATTCTTTATTTCATATACATGACTTTTcttcaaaataatataatttttctttAGAAGTTTACTCAATGGTTTGTTTTACCCTACTCATCAAATAAATGATGACGGAGTGGAAAAACTTCTTTGAccaaaaatacaattatataaaTGTTGTTTTGCAAAACCGCCAAGGAAATGTAGGATACTTTGGAAAAGATATACAGAGTCTCTCCAAGTATCAAGTCAGAGGATATGAACACATGAGACAAAGAAATTTCTTTTCTTAA encodes:
- the LOC131629392 gene encoding protein ALP1-like — translated: MFLQILAHHSKNRVIKFLFNRSGETVSRYFNLVLNGILRLHEILLKAPKPVPEDCVDERWKFFKCLGALDGTHIQVNVPALDKPRYRNRKGDISTNVLGAYSRDMQFIYVLPGWEGSASNSRVLRDAISRRNGLIVPTGYYYLVDAGYTNCEGFLAPYRGCRYHRSEWRRGYTPSNKEELFNMRYSMARNVIEWTFGLLKMRWAILRSRSFYPIKIQIRIINACCLLHNFIRREMPTDPMEEQLGIDMEAQIHSEDMTNAPPISTIEGSDAWSTWRENLATET